The following proteins are encoded in a genomic region of Arcobacter cloacae:
- the fdhD gene encoding formate dehydrogenase accessory sulfurtransferase FdhD, giving the protein MPNTKYLKTVVIDKLIENEALTVEDVTIEEARLNLYLNGEKAISMMTIPKDQDAHAIGFLMSENVISSIADVEELTISEDGLRVDVKAKIDENSLQNLYKEKTLVSGCGGGVTGNIEGSLEIPFNQTAFKIKPETIYTEVKKFYQDSELYNLTGCVHKAMIYLLDGTTITAEDIGRHNAIDKAIGKCKLQGLDTNKSILFVSGRLSSEMVTKAVMHRIPIVVSRTAPTYLGVQTAHKHGLTLIGFARGKKMNLYTHSGRIDV; this is encoded by the coding sequence ATGCCCAACACTAAATATTTAAAAACAGTAGTAATTGACAAACTTATAGAAAATGAAGCCCTTACGGTTGAAGATGTGACCATAGAAGAAGCACGATTGAACCTTTATTTAAACGGAGAAAAAGCCATATCTATGATGACTATTCCAAAAGACCAAGATGCCCACGCTATTGGTTTTTTAATGAGCGAAAATGTGATTTCTTCTATTGCTGACGTAGAAGAACTTACAATTAGTGAAGATGGATTAAGAGTAGATGTAAAAGCAAAAATAGATGAAAATTCACTACAAAATTTATATAAAGAAAAAACTTTAGTAAGTGGTTGTGGTGGTGGAGTTACTGGAAATATTGAAGGAAGTTTAGAAATCCCATTTAATCAAACTGCTTTTAAAATCAAACCAGAAACTATTTACACTGAAGTGAAAAAATTTTATCAAGATAGTGAACTATATAATCTAACAGGTTGTGTTCACAAAGCTATGATTTATTTACTTGATGGAACAACCATAACAGCTGAGGATATTGGAAGACACAATGCCATTGATAAAGCAATTGGAAAGTGTAAACTTCAAGGACTTGATACAAATAAATCAATTTTATTTGTAAGTGGAAGGTTAAGTTCAGAAATGGTTACAAAAGCTGTAATGCATAGAATCCCAATAGTTGTTTCAAGAACAGCACCAACATATTTGGGAGTTCAAACAGCCCATAAACATGGACTTACACTTATAGGATTTGCTAGAGGTAAAAAAATGAATCTTTATACACATAGTGGAAGAATAGATGTCTAG
- a CDS encoding cytochrome b/b6 domain-containing protein: MENKSFLSEYKAYFIVGFLFILLTYWYFWLATIADINYVYQFLMQMLKGNFTGQVVPFESLTHYQQMEVGLFGPNYNAIAPEVIRAFEERQHLLPIVFTVEFFLFLTMFIIAKGRKQAKITRENDKVQVYSLFQRIVILLNIVIMIYLFITGFSITFGNWTGGGYIPRLMRATHEIVGVGWIPVWFIMTIIAFKDHKYFVRPSSKIWNKIFLRGKYQHMDRINYYMYVAFGFLLVLSGFIIWFMFPDAATHAQTIQLKRFILFIHFMGSAIISFFTFETVYSYFVSVKGYIPGVITGKLPVEYLEQLRPDVLEEDKDLLKK, encoded by the coding sequence ATGGAAAATAAAAGTTTTCTAAGTGAATATAAGGCTTACTTTATAGTAGGCTTTTTATTCATCCTTTTGACTTATTGGTATTTTTGGTTAGCAACAATTGCTGATATAAATTATGTATATCAGTTTTTAATGCAGATGTTAAAAGGTAATTTTACAGGACAAGTGGTTCCATTTGAGAGTTTAACACACTATCAACAAATGGAAGTAGGACTTTTTGGACCAAATTATAATGCAATTGCACCAGAAGTTATAAGAGCATTTGAGGAAAGACAACATTTATTACCAATAGTATTTACTGTTGAGTTCTTTTTGTTTTTAACAATGTTCATTATTGCAAAAGGAAGAAAACAAGCAAAAATTACTAGAGAAAATGACAAAGTGCAAGTTTATTCACTTTTTCAAAGAATAGTAATTTTACTAAATATTGTAATTATGATTTATCTATTTATCACAGGGTTTTCAATCACATTTGGAAACTGGACAGGTGGTGGATATATTCCTAGACTTATGAGAGCAACACATGAGATTGTTGGTGTTGGTTGGATTCCAGTTTGGTTTATCATGACTATAATTGCATTTAAAGACCATAAATATTTTGTAAGACCAAGTTCAAAAATATGGAATAAAATTTTCCTAAGAGGAAAATATCAACACATGGATAGAATAAACTATTATATGTATGTTGCCTTTGGATTTTTACTTGTATTAAGTGGTTTTATCATTTGGTTTATGTTCCCAGATGCAGCAACACATGCTCAAACAATACAGTTAAAAAGATTTATTCTTTTTATCCATTTTATGGGAAGTGCGATTATTTCGTTCTTTACATTTGAAACAGTATATTCATATTTTGTTTCAGTAAAAGGTTATATTCCTGGAGTAATAACAGGAAAATTACCAGTTGAATATCTAGAACAGTTAAGACCTGATGTTTTAGAAGAAGACAAAGATTTATTAAAAAAATAG
- the fdh3B gene encoding formate dehydrogenase FDH3 subunit beta, whose protein sequence is MSNNKLDFARMRFYCDENRCIHCDGCSVACAEAHELPVEISRRKVITVNEGKQGMEFSLSVACMHCTDAPCEQVCPVDCFYIREDGIVLHDKDKCIGCSYCLYACPFGAPQFPKNGAFGTKGVMDKCTMCAGGPDETNSEHERELYGQNRIAEGKVPVCAAMCSTKALLVGDSESVSNIFRQRVMASGHGVQSAPYGWDKAYGK, encoded by the coding sequence ATGAGTAATAATAAATTAGATTTTGCAAGAATGAGATTCTATTGTGATGAAAATAGATGTATTCATTGTGATGGTTGTTCAGTTGCTTGTGCCGAAGCACATGAGTTACCTGTAGAAATTAGTAGAAGAAAAGTAATAACTGTAAATGAAGGTAAGCAAGGGATGGAGTTTTCTTTATCTGTTGCTTGTATGCATTGTACTGATGCTCCTTGTGAACAAGTTTGTCCAGTTGATTGTTTTTATATTAGAGAAGATGGAATAGTTCTTCATGATAAAGATAAATGTATTGGTTGTTCATATTGTTTATATGCTTGTCCATTTGGAGCTCCACAGTTCCCTAAAAATGGTGCATTTGGAACAAAAGGTGTAATGGATAAATGTACTATGTGTGCTGGTGGTCCTGATGAGACAAATAGTGAACATGAAAGAGAACTTTATGGGCAAAATAGAATTGCTGAGGGTAAAGTTCCAGTTTGTGCTGCTATGTGTTCAACAAAAGCTTTATTAGTTGGAGATTCTGAGTCTGTATCAAATATATTTAGACAAAGAGTTATGGCTTCTGGGCATGGAGTACAATCAGCACCTTATGGATGGGATAAAGCATATGGAAAATAA
- a CDS encoding formate dehydrogenase subunit alpha has translation MSANTYEALNAKVGRRSFMKMAAVATAFGVTSSFASTPATRAATEEEIKNPFPGSKMVKSICTACSVGCGVIAEVQNGVWVRQEVAQDHPVSLGGHCCKGADMIDMVRSEVRVKHPMVKKDGQWKRISWDEALNGIASKLEDLRQKDGPDSVMFLGSAKFNNEQAYYYRKFAAMFGTNNIDHQARIUHSSTVAGVANTWGYGAMTNSLGDIQNSNAIIIFGANPAVNHPVGFQHFLKAKERNNAKIIVIDPRFTKTAAKADLYAQIRPGTDIPFMYGMLNIIFENGWHDKNFINDRVYGMEDIMAEAKNWPIERVADVTGVKADLIVQITKLYASAKPGTLVWAMGLTQHTIGTSNTRMAPILQLALGNMGVAGGGTNILRGHDNVQGATDFGCLSDSLPGYYGLAEGSWKYFASSWGVDFDWLQGRFKDPSWMGKNGFTLARWWAGVLAGNEGEDAIHNAGTNLKALFVMGNGITSTAQTKKVKEALDKLDLAVFCDPFVNEGAIITDKQNDVYILPAATQFETAGSVTATNRSGQWRYEVIKPMYESKPDQEIMFELAKRLGFYEQLIAGMGKGKDFVWPEDATNEISRVIKTIGLTGWTADRLKKHTDNWHMFDEISLAGYGEMTGEYYGLPWPCWTTKHSGSPNLYDISKPVKFGGMGFRQNFGLEHEGVSLLTPKGSAPVGGVQDGGYPEITKENIEAVLKITLTEDEKAKMGANWKVDKSNLIVEKCLEAGIAPYGNAKARAKVWTWADPIPKHREPLHSPRTDLVKDYPSFADKKDHWRVDTRYVSEQTKQDWAKDFPINLVTGRLVNMNGAGVENRASKYLAKLTPEMFCDINPDLAGRYGIRDGAMMWIHSPQGTKIKVKAHYSYSVTPDRVFIPIHFAGVMEGVDLSHKYPDGTLPYATGESANTITNYGYDIVTQIPETKGGLCQISRA, from the coding sequence ATGTCAGCAAATACATATGAAGCTTTGAATGCAAAAGTTGGAAGACGGTCTTTTATGAAAATGGCTGCTGTTGCAACGGCATTTGGAGTTACATCGTCTTTTGCAAGTACACCAGCAACTAGAGCAGCGACAGAAGAAGAGATTAAAAATCCTTTCCCTGGGTCTAAAATGGTTAAATCTATTTGTACAGCTTGTTCAGTTGGTTGTGGAGTAATTGCAGAGGTTCAAAATGGTGTGTGGGTAAGACAAGAAGTAGCTCAGGATCATCCTGTATCACTTGGAGGGCATTGTTGTAAAGGTGCCGATATGATTGATATGGTTAGATCAGAAGTTAGAGTTAAACACCCAATGGTGAAAAAAGATGGACAATGGAAAAGAATTTCTTGGGATGAAGCTTTAAATGGGATTGCTTCAAAACTTGAAGATTTAAGACAAAAAGATGGACCAGATTCAGTAATGTTTTTAGGTTCAGCAAAATTCAATAACGAGCAAGCATATTATTATAGAAAATTTGCTGCAATGTTTGGAACAAATAACATAGATCATCAAGCTAGAATTTGACATAGCTCAACAGTTGCCGGTGTGGCAAATACATGGGGTTATGGTGCTATGACAAATTCTTTAGGAGATATTCAAAATTCTAATGCGATTATAATTTTTGGAGCAAATCCTGCTGTAAATCATCCAGTTGGTTTTCAACATTTCTTAAAAGCAAAAGAGAGAAATAATGCAAAAATTATTGTTATAGATCCAAGATTCACTAAAACTGCTGCAAAAGCAGATTTATATGCACAAATTAGACCAGGTACTGATATTCCATTTATGTATGGAATGTTAAATATTATTTTTGAAAATGGTTGGCATGACAAAAACTTTATTAATGATAGAGTTTATGGTATGGAAGATATCATGGCAGAAGCTAAAAATTGGCCTATTGAAAGAGTTGCTGATGTAACAGGTGTTAAAGCTGATTTAATAGTTCAAATTACTAAATTATATGCTTCAGCAAAACCAGGAACTTTAGTATGGGCTATGGGATTAACTCAACATACAATAGGAACTTCAAATACAAGAATGGCTCCAATTTTACAATTGGCTCTTGGAAATATGGGAGTTGCAGGTGGTGGAACTAATATTTTAAGAGGTCATGATAACGTTCAAGGTGCAACAGACTTTGGTTGTTTATCAGATTCACTTCCAGGATATTATGGTTTAGCTGAGGGTTCATGGAAATATTTTGCTTCTTCTTGGGGAGTTGATTTTGACTGGTTACAAGGAAGATTCAAAGATCCTTCATGGATGGGTAAAAATGGATTTACACTAGCACGTTGGTGGGCTGGAGTTTTAGCTGGAAATGAAGGTGAAGATGCTATTCATAATGCTGGAACAAATCTAAAAGCGCTTTTTGTAATGGGGAATGGAATTACTTCAACAGCTCAAACAAAAAAAGTAAAAGAAGCACTTGATAAACTTGATTTAGCAGTATTTTGTGATCCATTTGTAAATGAGGGTGCAATTATTACTGATAAACAAAATGATGTTTATATTTTACCAGCAGCAACACAATTTGAAACAGCAGGTTCAGTGACTGCTACAAACAGAAGTGGTCAATGGAGATATGAGGTTATTAAGCCTATGTATGAATCAAAACCTGACCAAGAAATTATGTTTGAATTGGCAAAAAGATTAGGGTTTTATGAGCAATTAATAGCTGGTATGGGTAAAGGTAAAGATTTTGTTTGGCCAGAAGATGCAACAAATGAAATATCAAGAGTTATCAAGACTATTGGTTTAACTGGATGGACAGCTGATAGACTTAAAAAGCATACAGATAATTGGCATATGTTTGATGAAATTTCACTTGCTGGTTATGGTGAAATGACAGGTGAATATTATGGTTTACCGTGGCCTTGTTGGACAACAAAACATTCAGGAAGTCCAAATCTTTATGATATTTCAAAACCAGTTAAATTTGGTGGTATGGGATTTAGACAAAATTTTGGATTAGAGCATGAGGGAGTTTCTTTATTAACACCTAAAGGTTCAGCACCAGTTGGTGGAGTTCAAGATGGTGGATATCCAGAAATTACAAAAGAGAACATTGAAGCTGTTTTAAAAATCACTTTAACTGAAGATGAAAAAGCAAAAATGGGTGCAAACTGGAAAGTTGATAAATCTAATTTGATTGTTGAAAAATGCCTTGAAGCTGGAATCGCTCCTTATGGAAATGCAAAAGCAAGAGCAAAAGTTTGGACATGGGCAGACCCTATTCCAAAACATAGAGAACCATTACATTCACCAAGAACAGATTTAGTAAAAGATTATCCAAGTTTTGCAGATAAAAAAGATCACTGGAGAGTTGATACAAGGTATGTTAGTGAACAAACTAAACAAGATTGGGCAAAAGATTTCCCAATAAATTTAGTAACGGGAAGACTTGTAAATATGAATGGTGCAGGTGTTGAAAATAGAGCTAGTAAATATTTAGCAAAATTAACTCCTGAAATGTTCTGTGATATTAACCCTGATTTAGCAGGAAGATATGGAATAAGAGATGGAGCTATGATGTGGATTCATTCACCTCAAGGAACTAAAATTAAAGTTAAAGCTCATTATTCATATTCTGTAACTCCTGATAGAGTATTTATTCCAATACACTTTGCTGGTGTGATGGAAGGTGTTGATTTAAGCCATAAATATCCAGATGGAACATTGCCTTATGCAACAGGAGAGAGTGCTAATACTATTACTAACTACGGTTATGACATAGTTACACAAATACCTGAAACAAAAGGTGGTTTATGTCAGATTTCAAGAGCTTAG
- a CDS encoding Tat pathway signal protein gives MQESRREFAKKAAIVAAGAVAASGTAVLAATGNSSGQDDSNNGVVVGKSRKKEILYKKTAEWEEFYRTAK, from the coding sequence GTGCAAGAAAGCAGAAGAGAGTTTGCTAAAAAAGCTGCTATCGTAGCTGCTGGTGCTGTTGCAGCTTCAGGAACTGCTGTATTGGCTGCTACTGGTAATTCATCAGGTCAAGATGATAGTAATAATGGTGTTGTTGTTGGGAAATCTCGAAAAAAAGAGATTCTTTACAAAAAAACTGCAGAGTGGGAAGAGTTCTACAGAACTGCAAAATAA
- a CDS encoding TorD/DmsD family molecular chaperone, which produces MQDNQTINKARALYYNFFANFFVLSSKSQNYFELIRLLNILKENPLDESSAEALNNISKLLDSSSNVALLKEFDDLFHNPLNKKIRQTASFYDEGVESGKKRVEMIDFVAKTKLRRDENSYFEYEDSVGFIFSLMAELSDLLANGQKEYENTVHCIFAQILNDFIDEFAKDIYEHDKSNIYKELMVVLHSFVEFERLYLEVSKPPKKEKIIKKQGDNWGDISDEERQRRERNRALKALGPKN; this is translated from the coding sequence ATGCAAGATAATCAAACAATAAACAAAGCAAGGGCTTTATATTACAACTTTTTTGCAAACTTTTTTGTTCTTAGTTCTAAAAGTCAAAACTATTTTGAGTTGATTAGATTATTAAATATTTTAAAAGAAAATCCTTTAGATGAGAGTTCAGCAGAGGCTTTAAATAATATTTCTAAATTATTAGATTCTTCTTCAAATGTTGCTTTATTAAAAGAGTTTGATGATTTATTTCATAATCCATTAAATAAAAAAATAAGACAAACAGCCTCTTTTTATGATGAGGGTGTAGAATCAGGTAAAAAAAGAGTTGAGATGATAGATTTTGTTGCAAAAACAAAACTAAGACGAGATGAAAATAGTTATTTTGAATATGAAGATTCGGTTGGATTTATCTTTTCATTAATGGCTGAATTATCTGATTTATTAGCAAATGGACAAAAAGAGTATGAAAATACTGTTCATTGTATTTTTGCGCAAATTTTAAATGATTTTATTGATGAATTTGCAAAAGATATTTATGAACATGATAAATCAAATATTTACAAAGAATTAATGGTTGTTTTACACTCATTTGTTGAATTTGAAAGATTATATCTTGAAGTTTCAAAACCGCCTAAAAAAGAGAAAATTATAAAAAAACAAGGTGATAATTGGGGTGATATTTCAGATGAAGAGAGACAAAGAAGGGAAAGAAACAGAGCTTTAAAAGCTTTAGGACCAAAGAACTAA
- a CDS encoding ATP-binding protein: protein MQEFIYYNPKGLDFPVSDEIFVTTNIEDAKDKNFIISNTDEISSELTAKEIDFYIKNSQDNLSNKIKNVSKLYEIAVTKYDLAKDISYSQEISKELLLITNTQEEYDSFISKVKADDFELFSINENIIKNISGHIGNLQVTVNDEDEDIVLNVSQIVWFNAKEEGLKQSGTFDPNKSSIDEIIETLKANINSYSYKKFTTYDKTICQYDGRREVICSKCEEVCPTVAITKDDKTKTLTFSQIDCHGCGGCISVCPSGALDYAPSNKEALFEMSKFYKDTHPLIIPSKMNIQDLELSLKENILPFAIEGEKFLDETTFLTLLQMSGSQVIFYSDFLSKGTNDAIRIVNDIYQKRYEKKAILVAMNKEELENAIKEVSFVENTYFNFNQETLKKREIFSHRLQKIVGNDNLGEVITGEHIHYGKVQVNQDTCTLCLVCVGACNVGALIADAKDNTLRLNPSICTSCGYCEISCPEKDCLTIKRDVIELEPNWFKENILAQDKLFACVECGKEFATVKSIEKIASIMAPIFSSDPVKERSLYCCADCKPKIMMQSYFDQKTQGLNNAR, encoded by the coding sequence ATGCAAGAGTTTATATATTATAATCCTAAGGGACTTGATTTTCCCGTTAGCGATGAGATATTTGTTACAACAAATATTGAAGATGCCAAAGATAAAAATTTTATTATTTCAAATACAGATGAAATATCAAGTGAATTAACTGCAAAAGAGATTGATTTTTATATTAAAAATTCACAAGATAATCTTTCAAATAAAATCAAAAATGTTTCAAAACTTTATGAAATAGCTGTTACAAAATATGATTTAGCTAAAGATATTTCATATTCTCAAGAAATTTCAAAAGAACTTTTATTAATCACAAACACACAAGAAGAGTACGATTCTTTTATCTCAAAAGTAAAAGCAGATGATTTTGAACTATTTTCTATAAATGAAAATATCATAAAAAATATAAGTGGACATATTGGAAATCTTCAAGTTACTGTAAATGATGAAGATGAAGATATTGTTTTAAATGTTTCTCAAATAGTTTGGTTTAATGCAAAAGAAGAGGGCTTAAAACAAAGTGGAACTTTTGACCCTAATAAATCATCTATTGATGAAATAATAGAGACTTTAAAAGCAAATATCAACTCATATTCATATAAAAAATTTACAACCTATGATAAAACAATTTGCCAATATGACGGACGAAGAGAAGTTATTTGTTCTAAATGTGAAGAGGTTTGTCCAACTGTTGCTATTACAAAAGATGATAAAACAAAAACGCTAACTTTTTCACAAATAGATTGTCACGGTTGTGGTGGTTGTATTTCTGTTTGTCCAAGTGGTGCTTTGGATTATGCTCCATCAAATAAAGAAGCACTTTTTGAGATGAGTAAATTTTATAAAGATACTCATCCTTTGATAATTCCATCTAAAATGAATATACAAGATTTAGAACTTTCTTTAAAAGAGAATATTTTACCTTTTGCAATTGAGGGTGAAAAATTTTTAGATGAAACAACTTTTTTAACACTTCTTCAAATGTCAGGTTCTCAAGTGATTTTTTATAGTGATTTTTTATCAAAAGGTACAAATGATGCTATTAGAATTGTAAATGATATTTATCAAAAAAGATACGAAAAAAAAGCTATTTTAGTAGCTATGAATAAAGAAGAGTTAGAAAATGCAATAAAAGAGGTATCTTTTGTAGAAAATACATATTTTAATTTCAACCAAGAAACTCTTAAAAAAAGAGAAATCTTCTCACACAGACTTCAAAAAATTGTAGGAAATGATAATTTGGGTGAAGTAATTACAGGTGAGCATATTCATTATGGAAAAGTACAAGTAAATCAAGATACTTGTACTTTATGTTTAGTTTGTGTGGGAGCTTGTAATGTTGGGGCATTAATTGCCGATGCAAAAGATAATACTTTAAGATTAAATCCAAGTATTTGTACTTCATGTGGTTATTGTGAAATTTCATGTCCTGAAAAAGATTGTTTAACAATAAAAAGAGATGTGATTGAGCTTGAACCAAATTGGTTTAAAGAAAATATTTTAGCTCAAGATAAACTTTTTGCTTGTGTTGAGTGTGGAAAAGAGTTTGCAACAGTTAAATCAATAGAAAAAATAGCTTCAATAATGGCACCAATTTTTTCAAGTGACCCAGTAAAAGAGAGAAGTTTATATTGCTGTGCTGATTGTAAACCAAAAATTATGATGCAAAGCTATTTTGACCAAAAAACTCAAGGATTAAACAATGCAAGATAA
- a CDS encoding ABC transporter substrate-binding protein, with protein sequence MLKRLPIIIFIFIIFYIYFKDEVFKEKTILIGTSIPNTGIIKSWGDAVSSGANAYFSYANENNIIKNKKIDFLVYDDKYEPELTYENTQKLIYKDRVFALFGFVGTPTVKRVLPILYDENIPFFSSFTGASFLRDEKNKNFINFRSSYDQEIETLINYLNSRKKLNKIAVFYQNDDYGEEGYISLVNSLKQKNLKLVAEGSYKRNTLSINHAFNEIKDAKPEVIFIIGAYKTNSLFIKRAKENENLKDVVFCTISFGDANSMVKELEKLGSNTQNIIFSQVVPSYTNKNLPVVIEYQELMKKYYPNSELGFLSFEAFLSSKILVNAISRIKGEITRSKFLYMLKTTPTNLLEGIPLAYNKTQLLNKTYLFEYKNNEFIEIEK encoded by the coding sequence ATGTTAAAAAGATTACCTATTATTATTTTTATTTTTATTATTTTTTATATCTATTTTAAAGATGAAGTTTTTAAAGAAAAAACCATTTTAATTGGAACTTCTATCCCAAATACTGGAATCATCAAATCTTGGGGTGATGCTGTTTCAAGTGGTGCAAATGCTTATTTTTCTTATGCCAATGAAAACAACATAATCAAAAATAAAAAGATAGATTTTTTAGTTTATGATGATAAATACGAACCTGAATTAACCTATGAAAATACTCAAAAACTAATCTATAAAGATAGAGTTTTTGCTCTTTTTGGTTTTGTGGGAACTCCAACAGTTAAAAGAGTTTTACCTATTTTATATGATGAAAACATTCCATTTTTTTCATCTTTTACAGGAGCTTCTTTTTTAAGGGACGAAAAAAATAAGAACTTTATAAATTTTAGAAGCTCTTATGACCAAGAGATAGAGACTTTGATAAATTATTTAAATAGCAGAAAAAAATTAAATAAGATTGCAGTTTTTTATCAAAATGATGATTATGGTGAAGAGGGTTATATCTCTTTAGTAAATTCTTTAAAACAAAAAAATCTAAAACTTGTAGCAGAGGGTTCATATAAAAGAAATACCCTTTCAATAAATCACGCTTTTAATGAAATAAAAGATGCAAAACCTGAAGTTATTTTTATAATAGGAGCATATAAAACAAACTCTTTATTTATAAAAAGAGCAAAAGAGAATGAAAATCTAAAAGATGTAGTATTTTGTACTATCTCTTTTGGTGATGCAAATTCAATGGTAAAAGAGTTAGAAAAATTAGGTTCAAATACCCAAAATATAATCTTTTCGCAAGTAGTTCCAAGTTACACAAACAAAAATCTTCCAGTAGTTATTGAGTATCAAGAACTTATGAAAAAATATTATCCAAATAGTGAACTAGGATTTTTATCTTTTGAAGCTTTTTTATCTTCAAAAATTTTAGTAAATGCAATATCAAGAATAAAAGGTGAAATTACAAGAAGTAAATTTTTGTATATGTTAAAAACTACCCCTACAAATCTTCTTGAAGGGATTCCTTTAGCTTATAATAAAACCCAATTGTTAAATAAAACCTATCTTTTTGAGTATAAAAACAATGAATTTATTGAGATTGAAAAATGA
- a CDS encoding sensor histidine kinase produces MKKFFKKLFIYFDRLNFNYKTAFLVFIIAGGMMCIIILSQISIFTMKQDFDILFDKRTKSLMQLENIKDSYKVNIQDTLLDFEKKQISHTQAIEVLFLAQEIIDKNWDLYKQQIELKNKELLTTFIKTFIVKEENYYENKALKNSIMENINKKKELIKKEIEEINQQIDYEKFSNINLEINAISIYLTSLINYDLNLAINEKRNTDKIFNVIIIFSIISIFIVFLFSVILSLLIIDNFRKLHNSLEHKVEEKTKELQELNKYLEIKISKEVSQNRKKDIIMFQQARFASLGEMLNNIAHQWRQPLGSITMIIQSFQTKMSLGKLTASFVDEKVNDALLLASSMSNTLDDFRNFFSPNKIKSEFHIKNCLEHSIELSKYFLNQENIQVTLKIRNDVKINSYYNELSHVFLNLISNSKDALASNVDKNDRIIKIVVNRFKNHLVINFVDNGGGIPKEILPKIFEPYYTTKYKSAGTGIGLYMSKQIIEKHMNGEILCKNIFHKIKDERVFSCSLFTIKIPLNQTNGNENEK; encoded by the coding sequence ATGAAAAAATTCTTTAAAAAACTATTCATCTATTTTGATAGATTAAATTTTAATTACAAAACAGCTTTTTTGGTTTTCATAATCGCAGGTGGGATGATGTGTATAATTATCTTATCACAAATATCAATCTTTACTATGAAACAAGATTTTGATATTTTATTTGATAAAAGAACAAAAAGTTTAATGCAACTTGAAAATATAAAGGATTCATATAAAGTAAATATTCAAGATACTTTGCTTGATTTTGAAAAAAAACAAATAAGCCATACTCAAGCAATAGAAGTGCTATTTTTAGCCCAAGAGATTATAGACAAAAACTGGGATTTATACAAACAACAAATTGAACTAAAAAATAAAGAGTTATTAACCACTTTTATAAAAACTTTTATTGTAAAAGAAGAAAATTATTATGAGAATAAAGCATTAAAAAACTCTATTATGGAAAATATAAATAAGAAAAAAGAGCTTATAAAAAAAGAGATTGAAGAGATAAATCAACAAATAGATTATGAGAAATTTTCAAATATAAATCTTGAAATAAATGCTATTTCAATCTATCTTACAAGTTTGATTAATTATGATTTAAATCTTGCAATAAATGAAAAAAGAAACACAGATAAGATTTTTAATGTAATTATTATTTTTTCAATAATCTCTATATTTATAGTATTTTTATTTTCTGTTATTTTATCTTTATTAATTATTGATAACTTTAGAAAACTACATAATTCTCTTGAACATAAAGTAGAAGAAAAAACAAAAGAATTACAAGAACTAAATAAATATCTTGAAATAAAAATTTCAAAAGAGGTATCTCAAAATAGAAAAAAAGATATCATTATGTTCCAACAAGCAAGATTTGCCTCTTTAGGTGAAATGCTAAATAACATAGCTCATCAATGGCGTCAACCTTTGGGTTCGATTACTATGATTATTCAAAGTTTTCAAACAAAAATGTCTTTAGGAAAACTAACTGCTTCATTTGTAGATGAGAAAGTAAATGATGCCCTACTTTTAGCCTCTAGTATGTCAAATACCCTAGATGATTTTAGAAATTTTTTCTCACCAAATAAAATAAAAAGTGAATTTCATATCAAAAATTGTTTAGAACACTCTATTGAATTATCAAAATATTTTTTAAATCAAGAGAATATTCAAGTTACATTAAAAATCCGAAATGATGTGAAAATAAATAGCTATTACAATGAACTTTCCCATGTATTTTTAAATCTTATCTCAAACTCAAAAGATGCTTTAGCTTCTAATGTTGACAAAAATGATAGAATTATAAAGATTGTTGTAAATAGATTTAAAAATCATCTTGTTATAAATTTTGTTGATAATGGTGGAGGAATTCCAAAAGAGATTTTGCCAAAAATTTTTGAACCTTATTACACTACAAAATACAAAAGTGCAGGAACTGGAATCGGACTTTATATGTCAAAACAGATAATTGAAAAACATATGAATGGTGAAATTTTATGCAAAAATATTTTTCATAAAATAAAAGATGAGAGGGTTTTTTCATGCTCTTTATTTACAATAAAAATACCACTAAATCAAACAAATGGAAATGAAAATGAAAAATAG